A window of the Lepus europaeus isolate LE1 chromosome 5, mLepTim1.pri, whole genome shotgun sequence genome harbors these coding sequences:
- the HECTD3 gene encoding E3 ubiquitin-protein ligase HECTD3 yields the protein MAGPGPGAALESPRQLLGRVRFLAEAARSLRAGRPLPAALAFVPREVLYKLYKDPAGPSRVLLPVWEAEGLGLRVGAAGPASGTGSGPLRTARDSIELRRGACVRTTGEELCNGHGLWVKLTKEQLAEHLGDCGLDEGWLLVCRPAEGGARLVPIDTPDHLQRQQQLFGVDYRPVLRWEQVVDLTYSHRLGSRPQPAEAYTEAVQRLLYVPPTWTYECDEDLIHFLYDHLGKEDENLGSVKQYVESIDVSSYTEEFNVSCLTDSNADTYWESDGSQCQHWVRLTMKKGTIVKKLLLTVDTTDDNFMPKRVVVYGGEGDNLKKLSDVSIDETLIGDVCVLEDMTVHLPIIEIRIVECRDDGIDVRLRGVKIKSSRQRELGLNADLFQPTSLVRYPRLEGTDPEVLYRRAVLLQRFIKILDSVLHHLVPAWDHTLGTFSEIKQVKQFLLLSRQRPGLVAQCLRDSESSKPSFMPRLYINRRLAMEHRACPSRDPACKNAVFTQVYEGLKPSDKYEKPLDYRWPMRYDQWWECKFIAEGIIDQGGGFRDSLADMSEELCPSSADTPVPLPFFVRTANQGNGTGEARDMYVPNPSCRDFAKYEWIGQLMGAALRGKEFLVLALPGFVWKQLSGEEVSWSKDFPAVDSVLVKLLEVMEGMDKETFEFKFGKELTFTTVLSDQQVVELVPGGTGIVVGYEDRSRFIRLVQKARLEESKEQVAAMQAGLLKVVPQAVLDLLTWQELEKKVCGDPEVTVDALRKLTRFEDFEPSDTRVQYFWEALNNFTNEDRSRFLRFVTGRSRLPARIYIYPDKLGYETTDALPESSTCSSTLFLPHYVSAKVCEEKLRYAAYNCVAIDTDMSPWEE from the exons ATGGCGGGCCCTGGCCCGGGCGCGGCACTAGAGTCCCCGCGGCAGCTGCTGGGCCGCGTGCGCTTCCTGGCGGAGGCAGCACGGAGCCTCCGCGCCGGGAGGCCGCTGCCGGCGGCGCTGGCTTTCGTACCGCGGGAGGTACTCTACAAGCTTTACAAGGACCCGGCGGGACCGTCGCGCGTTCTCCTGCCGGTGTGGGAGGCGGAGGGCCTGGGGCTGCGTGTGggagccgcggggccggcctcCGGTACTGGCTCCGGGCCGCTCCGCACCGCCCGCGACAGCATCGAGCTCCGGCGCGGCGCCTGCGTGCGCACCACCGGCGAGGAGCTATGCAACGGCCACGGGCTCTGGGTGAAGCTGACAAAG GAGCAGCTGGCGGAGCACCTGGGCGACTGCGGGCTGGACGAAGGCTGGCTGCTTGTGTGCCGCCCGGCAGAGGGCGGGGCCCGCCTCGTACCCATCGACACTCCGGACCACctccagcggcagcagcagctctTCGGAGTGGACTACCGGCCGGTGCTCAG ATGGGAACAGGTGGTGGACCTCACATACTCGCATCGCCTTGGATCGAGGCCTCAGCCGGCGGAGGCATACACGGAAGCTGTTCAGAGGCTACT CTATGTGCCTCCGACGTGGACCTACGAGTGCGACGAGGACCTGATCCACTTCTTGTATGACCACCTGGGCAAGGAGGATGAGAACCTGGGTAGTGTGAAGCAGTATGTGGAGAGCATAGACGTTTCCTCCTACACG GAGGAGTTCAACGTGTCCTGCCTAACAGATAGCAACGCAGATACCTACTGGGAGAGTGATGGCTCCCAGTGCCAGCACTGGGTACGGCTTACCATGAAGAAGGGCACCATTGTCAA GAAGCTGCTCCTCACAGTGGATACCACAGATGACAACTTTATGCCTAAGCGGGTGGTGGTCTATGGGGGCGAAGGGGACAACCTGAAGAAGCTGAGTGACGTGAGCATTGACGA GACCTTGATCGGGGATGTCTGTGTCCTGGAGGACATGACCGTCCACCTCCCAATAATTGAGATCCGCATCGTGGAGTGCCGAG ATGACGGGATTGACGTTCGTCTTCGAGGGGTCAAGATCAAGTCATCCAGACAGCGGGAACTAGGGTTGAATGCAGACCTGTTCCAGCCGACCAGTCTGGTGCGATATCCACGCCTGGAAGGCACTGACCCAGAAGTGCTGTACCGCAGAGCTGTCCTCCTGCAGAG GTTCATCAAGATCCTCGACAGTGTCCTGCACCACTTGGTACCAGCCTGGGACCACACTCTGGGCACCTTCAGTGAGATTAAG CAAGTGAAGCAGTTCCTACTGCTGTCACGGCAGCGGCCTGGCCTTGTGGCTCAGTGCCTGCGCGACTCGGAGAGCAGCAAGCCAAGCTTCATGCCACGCCTCTACATCAACCGGCGCCTTGCCATGGAACACCGTGCCTGCCCTTCTCGGGACCCTGCCTGCAAGAACGCAGTCTTTACCCAG GTTTATGAAGGCCTCAAGCCCTCTGACAAGTATGAAAAGCCCCTGGACTACAG GTGGCCCATGCGCTATGACCAGTGGTGGGAGTGCAAATTCATCGCAGAAGGCATCATTGATCAAG GTGGCGGTTTCCGGGACAGTCTGGCAGACATGTCAGAAGAGCTGTGCCCCAGCTCAGCCGACACCCCTGTGCCTCTGCCCTTCTTTGTGCGCACGGCCAATCAG GGCAATGGCACTGGTGAGGCCCGCGACATGTATGTGCCCAACCCCTCCTGCCGAGATTTTGCCAAGTATGAGTGGATTGGACAGCTGATGGGGGCTGCCCTGCGGGGTAAGGAGTTCCTG gtcctggctctgcctggttTCGTGTGGAAGCAGCTCTCTGGGGAGGAGGTGAGCTGGAGCAAGGACTTCCCAGCCGTGGACTCTGTGCTG gtgaagctcctggaagTGATGGAAGGAATGGACAAGGAGACATTTGAGTTCAAATTTGGGAAGGAGCTAACATTCACCACTGTGCTGAGTGACCAGCAGGTGGTGGAGCTGGTCCCCGGGGGCACAGGCATCGTGGTGGGCTATGAAGACCGCTCTCGTTTCATCCGACTGGTGCAGAAGGCACGCCTAGAGGAGAGCAAGGAGCAG gtgGCGGCCATGCAGGCAGGTCTGCTAAAGGTGGTGCCACAGGCTGTGTTGGACTTGCTGACCTGGCAAGAGTTGGAGAAGAAAGTGTGCGGGGACCCCGAGGTCACTGTGGACGCTCTGCGCAAGCTCA CTCGGTTTGAGGACTTCGAACCATCTGATACACGGGTGCAGTATTTCTGGGAAGCTCTGAACAACTTCACCAATG AGGACCGGAGCCGCTTCCTGCGCTTTGTCACGGGCCGCAGCCGCCTACCAGCACGGATCTACATCTACCCAGACAAACTGGG CTACGAGACCACAGATGCACTGCctgagtcttccacctgctccaGCACCCTCTTCCTGCCACACTATGTCAG TGCCAAAGTGTGCGAGGAGAAGCTCCGCTACGCTGCCTACAACTGCGTGGCCATCGACACCGACATGAGCCCTTGGGAGGAGTGA
- the UROD gene encoding uroporphyrinogen decarboxylase isoform X2: METNGLGPKGFPELKNDTFLRAAWGEETDYTPVWCMRQAGRYLPEFRETRAAQDFFSTCRSPEACCELTLQALGMEVTMIPGKGPSFPEPIREEQDLERLRDPATVASELGYVFQAITLTRQRLAGRVPLIGFAGAPWTLMTYMIEGGGSNTMSQAKRWLYQRPQASHQLLQILTDALVPYLVGQVAAGAQALQLFESHAGHLGPQLFNKFALPYIRDVAKRVKARLQEAGLAPVPMIIFAKDGHFALEELAQAGYEVVGLDWTVAPKKARERVGKTVTLQGNLDPCALYAPKEEIGQLVQQMLDGFGPQRYIANLGHGLYPDMDPEHVGAFVDAVHTHSRLLRQN; this comes from the exons ATGGAGACGAACGGGTTGGG ACCCAAGGGGTTTCCGGAGCTGAAGAATGACACGTTCCTTCGTGCAGCCTGGGGAGAGGAAACAGACTATACTCCCGTTTGGTGCATGCGGCAGGCAGGCCGCTACctaccag AGTTTAGGGAAACGCGGGCTGCCCAGGACTTTTTCAGCACCTGTCGCTCTCCTGAGGCCTGCTGTGAACTGACTCTGCAG GCACTGGGCATGGAGGTGACCATGATACCTGGCAAAGGACCCAGTTTCCCAGAGCCAATTAGAGAAGAACAAGACCTAGAACGCCTACGGGATCCAGCAACAGTGGCCTCTGAACTGGGCTACGTGTTCCAGGCCATCACTCTTACCCGACAACGGCTGGCTGGACGTGTGCCACTGATTGGCTTTGCTGGTGCCCCG TGGACTCTGATGACATACATGATCGAGGGTGGCGGCTCAAACACCATGTCTCAGGCCAAACGCTGGCTCTACCAAAGACCTCAGGCCAGTCACCAGCTGCTTCAAATCCTCACTGATGCTCTGGTACCCTACCTGGTAGGACAAGTGGCTGCTGGCGCCCAG GCATTGCAGCTCTTTGAGTCCCATGCAGGGCATCTAGGCCCACAGCTCTTCAACAAGTTTGCACTGCCTTACATCCGTGACGTGGCTAAACGAGTGAAGGCCAGACTGCAGGAGGCAGGCCTGGCACCGGTGCCCATG ATCATCTTTGCTAAGGATGGACATTTTGCACTGGAGGAGCTGGCACAGGCTGGGTACGAGGTAGTTGGGCTTGACTGGACAGTGGCCCCCAAGAAAGCCCG GGAGCGTGTGGGGAAGACAGTGACCTTGCAGGGCAACCTGGACCCCTGTGCCCTATATGCACCCAAG GAGGAGATCGGGCAGCTGGTACAGCAGATGCTGGATGGCTTTGGGCCACAACGCTACATTGCCAACCTTGGCCACGGGCTTTATCCTGACATGGACCCAGAACACGTGGGGGCCTTTGTGGatgctgtgcacacacactcacgtcTACTTCGACAGAACTGA
- the UROD gene encoding uroporphyrinogen decarboxylase isoform X1, with protein sequence METNGLGPKGFPELKNDTFLRAAWGEETDYTPVWCMRQAGRYLPEFRETRAAQDFFSTCRSPEACCELTLQPLRRFPLDAAIIFSDILVVPQALGMEVTMIPGKGPSFPEPIREEQDLERLRDPATVASELGYVFQAITLTRQRLAGRVPLIGFAGAPWTLMTYMIEGGGSNTMSQAKRWLYQRPQASHQLLQILTDALVPYLVGQVAAGAQALQLFESHAGHLGPQLFNKFALPYIRDVAKRVKARLQEAGLAPVPMIIFAKDGHFALEELAQAGYEVVGLDWTVAPKKARERVGKTVTLQGNLDPCALYAPKEEIGQLVQQMLDGFGPQRYIANLGHGLYPDMDPEHVGAFVDAVHTHSRLLRQN encoded by the exons ATGGAGACGAACGGGTTGGG ACCCAAGGGGTTTCCGGAGCTGAAGAATGACACGTTCCTTCGTGCAGCCTGGGGAGAGGAAACAGACTATACTCCCGTTTGGTGCATGCGGCAGGCAGGCCGCTACctaccag AGTTTAGGGAAACGCGGGCTGCCCAGGACTTTTTCAGCACCTGTCGCTCTCCTGAGGCCTGCTGTGAACTGACTCTGCAG CCACTGCGTCGCTTCCCTCTGGATGCTGCCATTATTTTCTCCGACATCCTTGTTGTACCCCAG GCACTGGGCATGGAGGTGACCATGATACCTGGCAAAGGACCCAGTTTCCCAGAGCCAATTAGAGAAGAACAAGACCTAGAACGCCTACGGGATCCAGCAACAGTGGCCTCTGAACTGGGCTACGTGTTCCAGGCCATCACTCTTACCCGACAACGGCTGGCTGGACGTGTGCCACTGATTGGCTTTGCTGGTGCCCCG TGGACTCTGATGACATACATGATCGAGGGTGGCGGCTCAAACACCATGTCTCAGGCCAAACGCTGGCTCTACCAAAGACCTCAGGCCAGTCACCAGCTGCTTCAAATCCTCACTGATGCTCTGGTACCCTACCTGGTAGGACAAGTGGCTGCTGGCGCCCAG GCATTGCAGCTCTTTGAGTCCCATGCAGGGCATCTAGGCCCACAGCTCTTCAACAAGTTTGCACTGCCTTACATCCGTGACGTGGCTAAACGAGTGAAGGCCAGACTGCAGGAGGCAGGCCTGGCACCGGTGCCCATG ATCATCTTTGCTAAGGATGGACATTTTGCACTGGAGGAGCTGGCACAGGCTGGGTACGAGGTAGTTGGGCTTGACTGGACAGTGGCCCCCAAGAAAGCCCG GGAGCGTGTGGGGAAGACAGTGACCTTGCAGGGCAACCTGGACCCCTGTGCCCTATATGCACCCAAG GAGGAGATCGGGCAGCTGGTACAGCAGATGCTGGATGGCTTTGGGCCACAACGCTACATTGCCAACCTTGGCCACGGGCTTTATCCTGACATGGACCCAGAACACGTGGGGGCCTTTGTGGatgctgtgcacacacactcacgtcTACTTCGACAGAACTGA